A stretch of Bacillus pseudomycoides DNA encodes these proteins:
- a CDS encoding ThiF family adenylyltransferase has product MLTKNKDTQNIYEESFTRNIGVISIKEQETLKNAHVTVVGAGGVGGITLIQLARMGVGSLHVIDQDVFEASNINRQMLSSTSKLGQQKAEVALEVLQDINPLLQIEITKEFVTEENAQELLANTDVIIDATDNLVARVIIHRTAQKLGIPSIWIAVTPPFRGGVMSLTPESVPYEIALGYPSYQQELTPEMQNIIHSLKDGRALHSVKHGADEKWANSYVQKNRPWAVLSPVANIVGILASFEAFKFIINREELKPVISPNLIQINLANQKMVHVSAPENGRWDYTTL; this is encoded by the coding sequence ATGTTAACAAAAAATAAAGATACGCAAAACATATATGAAGAAAGTTTTACTCGGAATATCGGTGTAATTTCGATAAAGGAGCAAGAAACATTAAAAAATGCCCACGTTACTGTAGTTGGAGCTGGAGGAGTAGGAGGAATTACACTGATTCAATTGGCGCGAATGGGGGTAGGTTCTTTACATGTTATTGATCAAGATGTATTTGAAGCAAGTAATATTAATCGACAAATGCTAAGTTCTACTAGTAAATTAGGACAGCAAAAAGCAGAAGTCGCTTTAGAAGTTTTGCAAGACATTAATCCATTATTACAAATAGAAATAACAAAAGAATTTGTTACAGAAGAAAATGCACAAGAACTTTTGGCAAATACAGATGTCATTATAGATGCTACTGATAATTTAGTCGCAAGGGTTATTATTCATCGTACTGCCCAGAAATTAGGGATTCCTTCTATCTGGATTGCTGTTACACCTCCTTTTAGAGGTGGCGTGATGTCTTTAACTCCTGAATCTGTACCATATGAAATTGCACTGGGATATCCATCATATCAGCAAGAACTAACACCAGAAATGCAAAATATAATTCATAGTTTAAAAGATGGACGTGCTCTTCATTCTGTCAAACATGGTGCGGATGAGAAATGGGCAAATAGTTATGTGCAAAAAAATCGTCCGTGGGCTGTACTATCTCCTGTTGCAAATATTGTAGGCATTCTAGCAAGCTTTGAAGCATTTAAATTTATAATTAATCGAGAAGAATTAAAACCTGTAATCAGCCCTAATTTAATACAAATTAATCTTGCAAATCAAAAAATGGTACATGTGTCTGCACCTGAAAA